The genome window TTGGATGCAGTTGAGCAAGGTAGGTGATTGCCCACCTGTCGTAACCCTATCAGCGATCGTCCCAAGTGCACGTGTTTTGTCCGGACACAGTACTCACATGAGATAACAGCaagtgagagtgaggagcAAGCTTGATCGTAACAGTCTACAAGCCATGACAGACATCAGTTCATATGTCCGATCATGATGAAAACTATCGAAAGGACTGGGCAATAGCAGACACGACACTCACGTTTGACTCTTCCCTTTGGGCAGAACGAACCACCCGACCGCTCCCATGGCCGCGATGATGATaccgacgaggacgacgtGAAAGAATGATGACATGGTGTAtgtgtcggtgtcggtgtcgatgTCGCGATGTGCTTCTTGATTAATGTTGAAGGTagacgaagaaaggatgaggtggatgatgatgatcacgATGATGGTTCGCAAGGGACACTGGTTCGCGTCACGTGATCCGAATGACCTTTTTGCCGCTCGGTAAGTCAACTGGAACGAGATATCTGTGAAGCTACAACTTCGATGAGATGTGCTTGATCATTTCCTCATCATGGGCAGCATGGCGTCGATAAGATGGAGAGGTCCAACCGGATCATCTTGTCTGATACGAAGATCGATCTGCACCACTTCCCGATCGAGCGAAATCCAGCGAGATCTCTCATTACCTggtccttcctctttccatcGAAAAGCATCGTCTCGACACGTCAAGACACCCGatttcctcctcgctgcTGTCAATGAGTACAAGTCTCCTCGACTGTTCACATCACAAGAGCCTGCCATCAAAGGCAAAAACCACTTCGCAAAGAACAGCGCTTCGACAACGGACACTAAGACGCGGGATCGAGTGCAGTTCAGTGTAGCTGAAGGACAAAGTAATGATCGAAGAGCGTTTTTCGCTAACGACGTCGATGGAGAagttggagaagattgggGATCTGCAGAATTAGGGGAAGAAGTCCCAGGACTTGAAAGCGGTCGAGTGGTAGAATGCAGACGGTAAGTCTGAGTGattctcttccgcctcATTTTCCTCGGACGGCATCTCttcgttcctcttcgcctgtGTCCTGCACTGGCTTGCGATGATTGCTCTTGCTACAGGCTGACTATCAATTGGATGTCAACAGTTCTGGTCAGACGTCCGTCGGCTTGATCTTAGCTTCGATCCTGGTCAGTGGTCGAACTCGACTTTTGATTCTTCGATCATCGGGAGAAATATGGCCCATTTCCGCTCACGACGTTCAATTCGTCATGCCCTCATCGCTCATaccctcctctctcaccgaACAGTGCTGGTCACCGTCTCTGTTGGCTGCATGGTCGCTTTCCTCCGAGTCCAAGGCTGGCTTGTCGGATACCTCATTGGACGAGACACCGAGTAAACAGATGATGGACGCGCGACGGAAAGTGGCCATGACGCTCAGAAGGATACATCGAGAAACGGAAAAGATGACTGGGAGATTGATGGGTGGTCCGACTTCCAATGTTGGAGGTGTGGAACGTGTTTGGGAGACCTGGGCACCAGTAGAAGAGaacggagaagaggaaacaCGGACTAGCGTGACCGCTGTGGAAGCGGCCGAGTATATCTTGAATccagatcgagaagaaggtacTTCTCGCATCGAGGTCAAACCGAACACCCTTCCAGCATACGCCGCTCACGTCCTACTGATGCGTCGACCCGATCTGTTTACGGCCGATCAAGGAGATATGTGGGCTACGGGCACTTTCATCGTTCGAAGTCGAGCTGAGCGACTTCGACTGCAAAATGTACAAAAATGGGTAGAAGAGTTCACCTCCAATCCGGACCGTCAGTCACCATTGCAGTCTTTTCTTGACAAGGCCAAAAAGGTCATAGCGCTATCACGGCAAATTCGACCCGAGACAGCAGGAGAACAATTGCGGGAGAGCAAGCACTCTTTGCCCGAATGGACCACCTCGGACCGCGAAATACTATCGATCCTGTTCTCACCCCTCATCGACACCCGATCCACCCAAACGCCACCATCACTCGCTCTATCAATATCAATCGCACGCCTGATCTCACCCTACCCCGAAGAAGCGGTCGATCGAGGGGTGATTGCGCATCTTCTACAGGATATGGGGATGATTCTTCCTTGGGACAGTTTGGAAACGTCGAAAAACAccgaagcggaagaaaggaCTTTTGCAATGTCCTCCATCTCTGGTAAACCTCGGAGCGAAGACGAATTTCTTCAGGGAAATGAATTGGATCACCTTCGGGAAGATTATACCTCGCACAAGGTGTTCGTTATCGATGATGCTACGGCATCGGAGCTGGACGACGGTATTGCACTCGAACGTATACCAAACTCTGAGGATGTTTGGATTCACGTCCACATTGCGGATCCTACGCGGTATATCCCTCCTACCCATTCTCTCGCCCAGAGAGCTAGTGTTAGGGGATCTTCTTTGTACCTTCCCGAGGGTAACAAACCTTTATTTCCTCTCGAAGTGATCATGAAAGAATTGTCTCTTGGTGCAGACGTGCAACGGGACGGCGGAGCTCAAGGGACTATGACCTTCTCCGCGAGATTGACCAAGAGTGGCACAGTGGTGGATAGGAAAGTGAACATGGGGTGGATCAAGAAACCCAGAGTGGTCACCTACGCTCAGGTGGATGAAGCGCTAGGCATCCCTGGAACGAAGACTTTCCGACCTTTTGGGATTCTTCCGAACCAGTCAACGCCCACCAATGTCATGTATGACGTATCATCcgaagatctcgaagatctcagGACGCTATGCACAATCGCTAAAGCACACCGAGCGAAGCGATTTTCAACGGCAGGACTCGAATGGTCACTCCCCTCCGCAtccacttccttctcccagcctttccctcctcctgcatCGAATCTCTTCGATCCAGCTCAACTTGCATCTACACCTCAACTTTTCGCTGGCTCTCTACAATTGGACTATCGCGTGAACGCTGCAGCGTCACCGCAGCTCAACTCTGCCGGTCTCGTTGCGGAGTTTATGATCCTAGCAGGTCGCCTTGCTGCTTCATTCTGCACGGATCATTCGATCCCCGTCGTTTACAGAGGTTCTTCGCCACCGAAACCCGTCAGTACTTCAACTACTCTTGAGCGATTGCTTGCTTCGCGACATGAGGGGACGGGTATGATCGATCCTTATAAGATGTTGGAACCCGGATGGTTCAGACCCGCAGGATATATCAGTCTATCACCCTCGCCTCACTGGATGATGGGTTTCGACTCGATCTCCGGTGAAAAACAAGGTGGATATGTCCGAGCGACATCGCCCCTGAGAAGATACGACGATATGTTGATTCATTGGCAAATAAAGGCGTATCTGGCTAAacaaggtggtggaggaagtcCACGGGATCTGGGCGTTGGCGTTATGATGGATAAAGAGGAAGTGGCGAGATTGACCAAGAGGTCGGATGCAGGTGTCAAGCGGACCAAGAGAGCGGGTATCAATGCTCAAAAGTTCTGGCAAGCAAGAGCCATTCAAGAACAATTGAGAACTGCAATCGCaactgcttcttcttcttcttcttcttcttcttcttcttcttcttcttcttcatcatcatcgtcatcatcaggTTCAGACAAAATTTCGAGTGGAagacaggaggaagaattGGTGGATCTGAGAGGAGAGTTGGTCGGTAGGATAACAGGTCCGAGTGAGAGTGCCCCGACATTGGCGGGAGAGATGACACCTATCATCGTTGAGAAACTtgggatggtggagaagatgacacATCCCGCAGCGAGGGAGTGGAGAGTCGGGGAAGAAGTCAGAGTCAAGTTGGACAAGGTCGTCACTTGGCCTAATCCTCATTTCCAATTGAGTCTCATAGAGTAGGTCGGTGTTGGAGAGCCGGTCGTGTCGAGGAGTAAGCAAGCAAAGGGGCAAGGTGGATCTTCAAGGGGCTGGTGCGGACGGGAGGAGATACCTCAGTAacaatccatcttcatgAAACAAACAATACCACACATATCATATAATCTCATGCATAGACACATCACTCGAGATCAGCCAGGTCCCAATTGCAACTCTGAAGTACTGATTGAGCGTCTCGTCTTTTTTTCCCACTTTCTACACCTAGAAGCCCATTCTTATaggtggtggcggaggagggggtgCACCACCTTGTTGACCGGGTGCAGCGACTGGCATTTGATATCCCATACCATTGGCAACGGGGAATCCagctggtggaggaggggcATAACCGTTCGCTTGTGGTGGATAGCCCGGGTAGACGGGCTGCTGAGCGACAGGCGGTTGATAGATTGGTACAccgggtggaggaggtggggcATAAGTCGGTATGCCTGcggggatgggaggaggtgggggtGCAGCAGTACTGGAGGACAAAGCTCCAGCAAATTGGCCTGGGTCAGGACATTGTCAGCATGAAGGTAGTCTGGGGTGGTGCTGCTAGGTATCAGCAGGATGTTTGTGAACTCGCCTTGGTAGGTGTACGCTGGACCTGTTGAGGCTCCAGGTATAAGTTGACGTTTCCTGTATCACACATTAGCATGAGTGTCAGAGTCATTGCGATTCGCCACTTGACAGTCGCTCCCGCAAGAATTGAAAGACCACTCACTTCGCTTGTGCTGCCAGCAATCTCTCCGCTTGACTACCATgcctctctcccttgccATCTTTCTTGAACGCATATTGGACCGAGATCTGCTTTCCGCCGAAGAATTGTCCGTTCATATTTTCGATAGCCATGTCGGCGGCTTCGAAATCGTGATATGAAACAAAAGCGTAACCTTTGGATTCGCCTGCTGTGGGGTCTCTTGCGATCTGCaggggagaaagaggttAGCAAGACGAACTGTTGCCGAGACGGCCGGAcgcgatgaagaagaggatcaagggGGAGGCGATGAAAGAGTACAGCGAGTTGCAAGATGAGTGATGTCACCCGGTACACGAACTGATCTGAAAAGAACGGAACAGTATCCGAGTGATATGGACAAAAGAAGATGATATGGACAAAAGAAGATGGATCCTGAGACCAACACCAAACAACGCCATTGCCAGACTTccaagactcacctttggaTGTTCCGCAATCGCTCCAAACGTACTGAACGTATCATACAGCGTATTCTCATCCACCGCCAGCTCGAGATTCCCCACAAACAAGTTGGCCCCGACATCCAACTGTTTCTTATCGTACGAAGCTTTGTTGACCCGGATCGGTTTGCCATAGAGCTTGATCTGGTTCATGATTTTGACGGCGTATTCGGCGTCTTGCTCAGACATGAATTCGCAGAAGCCGAAGCCTTGGTGGGACATGGAGATTCGGTCTTTGGGAAGAAAGACGTTTGCTATGGTGATAGGAACAAGAGTCAGTAGAGTTTCGGCTGAGAACACCACGCAATGAGGCGAAACGaaagggggggggagggCAAAAGTCTGTCCAAAGCCAGGAAGGCGCCTGAAGATGGGGTGGATGCGATGCAGAGTATGGCATAgagtgaaggaggatcGAGGAGCTGAGGTGCGGAGACACCGCAGTGGCGCCAGACCTCAGCTCTTTGCAGTGTCCCACAACGAACTTGGGACGGACAGCAGCAGTAGAGGTAGAACGAATTTAGACCTACAGACAGGGCCCGCTTGTCTTTCAGGTGGGAGTATCAGCGCCAAGTCCCAACTCGATGTAAGATACTTGCTGCACTCACAACATCAATTCCCAAACCAACGCATCCGTACATCTTTCATCGAGATTACCCTGATTCCCAGCAACGACACATCAGTCTCCCAATGCGACTTTTCCAGCCCAGCAGGTCGCGAGCACTGATCTAGCTAGCTGCTGACGTGAAtgtgggaggaggaaggtgggCTCACAAGGTAGACTGTCGCTTCTTGATTTCTGTCTTGTTCCGCTTTATTCTGCATCTTGGTCGTTCCTCCGCTGTCGTTCCGTGCTTTACCTTGTGCTTCCGATCAGATATGCTGGGTGTTATACCGGTTCCCTGGCGAGTATCTCGGCCTTCTCGTACTCTGGTGGTCTATGTGTtatggaggagaagatgatgtgaAACCGACTGGAAGAGTGAAGGAAATGAGAAATAGCGAAGAACGCAAGTTGAGCGGAAGCAAATCCTTTCATCCGGTTTACTGGTGGCAACAACATTGTCATATGTTGATGGACGAGATACTTGTCCGCTATATCTTCTCTCATTCACGTTGCGTCAAAGTGGTATATGCACAGTGATACTAGCAGTCTAGGAGCAAAGTATGTTACATCTGCATCATTACGAAGACTATAAGGAAAAAAGGGCTCATATATCGAAATTGAAACGTTTGGGTATCAGTGTGGTTCATCACTCGTACCATCCCCCTTATATCACAATCATCCCATCATAGATGACCCGTTCTCGGACAGGCCGCCTTGCGGACACCTGGATTCTTGTTTCGTTGGAGCCGATCAAGGATAGACAGCCtagagaaggagatctcAGCTGACGTGATCACGCATGATAAACTCtaacgactcaccttgatcctGTCCTCGTACGTTTGGTCGATGACCTTCCTCTGCAATTCTATGGTACATCAGATACGTTAGCTTGTTAGTGTAGGAGAGGAGCTAGATGCCACCATCACTTACTTTGCGCGGCAGTCAAGAATCCGCTTTCTGGTGTCCATTCATCCGCGACCAGAACAATTGCCTCGAGAAGCTCCATACCCTTCAATCCCGCTTTCTTGGCCACCGCATTCAACTCCTTCAGGGCTGCATCGACAACTTGATCGTCCTTGCACAAGTGCTCCAAATCTTCCCCATCACCCAGACCATTCTTCTTGGTGAAGGCTGGCAAGTTGACCGGAtgagcgacgacgaccatCATAGGGTTGTTATGTTCGCCATTGGCAATGATAGCACCATTTGCAACGAGAGGACAAGATTTGTAGATTGACTCGAGATATTCGATAGCGATGTACTCTCCTCCGGCGAGCTTGACCAAATTCTTTAGACGGTCGATGATGGCAAGTGTACCGTCCTTGTTCCATTGGCCGACATCTCCGGTCCTAAACCACCCATCATCGGTGAAAGCCTCCTTGTCGAGATCGGGTCGCTTGTAATAACCCTTGAAAATGGCAGGTCCACGAATGAGAATTTCTCCTCGAGGAAGGGGGTCAGTGGAAAAGTAGCCAGCTTCGGGAGCGTCGATGAGCTTGATCTCCACAGCAGGCGAAGGCCCACCAACGACACCGAATTGCATCCAGCCGGGATTGAGGATAGCAGCCATGGCAGTCGACTCAGTCAGACCGTAACCTATGACGCGCATGACTGTAAGCAGACCACAACCAAGGGTTTAccctcgtcgtcctcaccCTGAATCATCGTAACCAAAGCAGTACACAGGAATGCTTGGGTGCTCTTCGACAccgcaccaccaccgctgAACATGATCTTCAATCTTCCACCAGTCTGAGCGCGGACCGCATTGAACACAACAGTATCAGTTATGCCGGCAACGAAGGGGATAGAGTAACTGGTAGCCGCTTGCTTGGCTTTGAGGGCGAAGTTGAAAATCGACTTCTTGGCCCCGCCAGCTTGGTCGACTTTGGTCAAGATACCCTTTCGGATGAGTTCCCAGACCGCAGGAACACCAACCAAGATTGACTATGGGTTCAAGTCAGTACTAGCGCATTCCATGCGCCTGCAAGTCAAGAAACGCTTACAGGTCGGAACTCCGCAATGTCACCCTTGCACTCCCTCACACTTGCGTCCGTCAGAGTCTTCACCCGTCCGTACCCTATAGGCAAACCAGCGAAAACGAAAGAGTTCTCAACCACAAATTCGAGAATATGGGCCAGGGGAAGGAAGGCCAGGTATGAGTCCTTCGGCGTGAGGTACTCGTAAAGTAGTTGCCAGACAGAAGCGACTGGAGGAAGATAAAAGGTGGGTCAGTTCATGAACAACGCCGCAATCAATCCGCGAAACGTACTAGCCGAGACGACGTTTCCgtgggagagaaggacaCCCTTTGGTGTACCAGCTGATCGCCACTGTCAGCAAAGACATCATACCTGACATCTGAAGGAGCACTCACTAGATCCACTGGTGTACATGCAGCAATATATGTCATCCCGCTTCGCTGGAATAGCCTCCACTGGCTTCTCTTTGCCGAGTGCAATCACCTCATCAAGGGAGATAACCTTCATGCCCTCCCTAACCGATCTCAGCTGCTCCAaaaccttctcctctggtTTCCCGTCGTAGATAATCAATTTAACTGTTTTAGTctcctcgatgatcttggtgAGAGTGCCGAGAAGGTCGGCGTTGGTGAACATTCCTTGTACCTCTGTTTCGTTGAGAGCATGCTTGAGACCAGAGGGACCAAGTGAGTCGTAGGCGGTAGAAATGGGAACGGCATTGAATGCACACGCTTGGGCAACGAGCATCCAATTTCGACTGAAAATGGGGTAGGCAGATGTATCAGCATTGTATAACTTCTCGGTGTATTCACGATTGCTGCACTAAGATACCAGCCCCCTCGCCGATCACAAGCGCTTGCTTCTGTCTTGCTCAGGGCAGTCTCCACCAGGCCGAATTGCGCAAAGACTGTCTCATCATTGTCACACAAGACATTACCACTCACGAAGTCTGACCATAGATGTTGAAGAACTTCTGCTCCCTTTGATCCTGTCCAGCCAATTCTCTCAAACCTGCTCcgatctccttgaccttgaccagAGCCTCGTCGTAGCTGATCCACGAAAAAGGTGACAGCTTGAAGTAATtccacttcttcatctcctttgTCTCTTTGCCTCCGACGCGCTTGgtcacttccttctcctcggtGATGGTCCTGATAATCTCTCGCGACGCGAACCCGTTCTTTGAGCCATGCGTTCGTGCAGCGTACAGCATGACATCGTGGACTGTATCTATACCAGGTGCTGGTTCTGGATGCGTCGGACAACAACAGATTGTAAGGGTCAATACTGCAAGGCGGAGATATGGGCTTGGCTCTGTCCGTGAGCTACTCACGGGTTGCGAGGTCCTTTACACAATATGATCGTCTGGCCCGGGTCTCCCCATCAGGTTTGGGTCTGTCAGAATCGACCTCCCAGGAAGCTGcttccttgttcttcctAGGTGCCATGGTTGTCTATATGTATCGTatgaggtggtggtggtgatggtgatggtgatggtgatggtggcAAAACACAGTGGATCTTTACAAAAGTCAGTTGAATAAGCTGGCTAGATTGTGCCGAATGCATCCAGAcgagggaaaggagggagGCGGGGGGGCCATGTTCCAAGGTTGCCGTaaaggacgatgacgcACCCGGCTTTGTGATCTTGTGCTATCAAAACAGTAGTGGCACCAAAACCATGTTCATTTCCCCAACAGCGGCGTACACCGTCCAGCGTCACAGTACCGAGTACGAGTAGTATATTTCTCCCCTTGAATCACTCGCCTGCCTCGGCCATGACAATCGTGTGACGGTCCATACCTTTTCTTGGACAATAGCCGAGGGCCAAGTAGCTCAGCATGATTGGCACTGCATATGAGACGCCACGTATCTCCTCATGGCCTTTCTATAACGGACATGATGCATCTCATTCACCGAGGGCCGAGTTGAGAGACGTACAACACACGACCAACGCGGCGGTGTGTACCTGATCCCCAAAAGAAACGCAATCCGAGTCATTCCGTTCTGCTTAGCGGTCAATTAGTAGTCTCGATCACTTTGGGTGGGACTAGCACACTTATCTTACGTAATATTGATGGACCCACACACACGTAAGTTACAATAATGAATGATAATAGTTGATCGAATTGGCGTTCACTGACCATGGAAAGCGTGGCAGGTCACAGAAGAATTGCCAAAGACCTGCATGCATAACGCAGATCATCACACCGCTGGATGGGCTGTATTTTGTCTCGTCGGGAGTTTCCTTTGTCTGCCGCCCCTTGATCTGTCCTTTCATCCTGAACTCCAttcaccaccacctttGATGCATTCCGTTGCTCTGTTTACGACTCGATCAATCGAGAGCAAGCAAAGTAAGATCCGAAGTTCAATCTTCAATGCCTGTTTGTGAACCAAAGTCGTCTTTTGGATTGCTCAATCATTGACTGACACACGATCTGACATCTGACTGTCATTTACCCGACTTCCGCTTGATTTAGGCATCGACTCTTTGTGAGAATTGTACCTCCCACTGTCTGGCGATTCATCTGTCGTGCCAAGCCTGCGTTACAGCCTGAAGACAATGCGTGCTCAAATGCCCATATTATTGTCCCTCGTGGGTCTACTATCTGTCCTCGGAGCCCAAGCCCAAGACAAGAGTAAATGGCCTGAATGGGTCACTAATGACTATGATTGTGGTATGTGAACTCTCCATGTGACAGATGAGGCCAATTTCGGCGAATTCAGAACAAAGCTGAACGTGATGTCGTAGTGATTGGGTGTCTTTCCGGATTCAACGATACAATCACTTCAGTTCCTCGGCAAGTATCACTCGGCTGGTCATTGGGTCGGGTCATGCTAATGAAGAAGTTATGCAGACCCGATTTGGAACAGCAGGCTTTCGGTTGCAGCTCGGGATGTAAAGGCGAGGGCATGGGCAACTACTATCAGACCCTCTATTACATCCAAGTAAGTCACATGTCTTCCAGTCAATCGCCACGACGtcttggtcgatgtatACCAATCTCGATCAGACGACATGATGTTGCAAGGAACGTAAATGTGTATGTGCTCACTAACCCCATTATCTTTTAGCTCTTCTATGCCACGGGCAGTATCTACGAATGGGCGGCTTCTGCACCAGACGGCTACAAACATGCTACCTTTTCCTCGAACGCGGACCCTTCCGCGTCCCACAGTGCCAGTGCTGCCGAGTCCGCTTGGAGTTCAGCGGACGCTAGTCCTACTCCGGGAGGTGTGGCCGCTATCGTCACTGATGGAGGGCCGATCGCAAGTCCTTCTGATGGAGGGTCTAACTCTACCCCTGCCACTGATGGAGTTGCTGACTCTGATGCGTCCAACGGTCCCGGtatcggtgagtcatccTTAATCATCGAAGGCGTACCTGCTTATATCGGTGTGAAGGACCACTGGGAATGGCTGCTCCTACTGCGGCCGGCGGGAAGGGGAATGCCACCTTTCACAATGGTGAGAAAAGCAGTAACCACACGGCCGGCGGGAACAAGACTGGAAGTGCAGCGAAGAATGCGGTGATGGGTTTGGGAGGTATGAACTTGGGAGGTCTGATGGGAGGTGTATTTGGACTGTTGATGACTACTCTAGGTGGAGCGTGTATGAGTATGTAGCTGGATGGAACTCTCATACTTCCTGAATCCATTAACACACCTGATTTGCCATGCATTTGTCAATCAGCCACGGGCAACAGTCGCCGCCACAAATACATGCTTTGGTCCACTTGACT of Kwoniella newhampshirensis strain CBS 13917 chromosome 3, whole genome shotgun sequence contains these proteins:
- a CDS encoding V-type proton ATPase subunit E produces the protein MSSFFHVVLVGIIIAAMGAVGWFVLPKGKSQTLLRSSLLLTLTCCYLMWAITYLAQLHPIISPRRSDLRAEY